The segment GTCTTTACCAACAGCCGGACGGTCTTGACCATGACTACCGGATTGGAAGCTTTGATGGATATAACGACATTCGGAAAGTCTTCATCCCGACAGATTCTCAGGAACTCCATGCACGATTCGACCATCCCATGCGGCGTATCACCATACCGGCTCATGATCCGGTCAGACAGAGAACCGTGGTTTACTCCAATACGAATCGCCGTATGATGTTCCTTGCATATCTGGAGAAAAGGCACGAAGCGGTCGCGTATTTTCTGCAGTTCGGCCGCATATTCCTCGTCCGTATATTCCTGGTGGCTGAAGGTCTTTACCTTATCCACATAGTTTCCCGGATTGATACGTACTTTCTCTACCTCGACAGCTGCTGCATCTGCAGCTTTCGGGTTGAAATGAATATCGGCTACCAGCGGAGTGGTATATCCCTGTTCATTCAGTTGGCGGCGAATAACACCCAAGTTGTGCGCTTCACGTTCGCCCTGTGCTGTGAAACGGACATATTCGGCTCCGGCTTCGATCATCCGGATGGCTTGTTGTACGGCAGCTTCCGTATCCATGGTGGAAACATTGGCCATCGACTGGATACGAATCGGATTGTCACCTCCCATAGGTGTATTCCCGATCTGGACTACCGACGACTGACGACGTTTGTAATTGAAATAATCCATGTGTTCCTAATCAGGTAGAGACGCAAAAGATTGCGTCTCTACGTAAAATTAATTGGTTTTGTATTTGAAAGATACTTTTGCCAGATCTTCGTTGGCCTTTACAATTTTCTTCTTCAGATCTTCCTTGTATTGGGCCAGTTTCGCTTGCAGAGATTCGTCACCGACAGCCAGCATCTGTACAGCCAGGATACCGGCATTCAAGGCTCCGTTGATCCCTACGGTAGCCACTGGAATTCCCGGAGGCATCTGAACGATAGCCAGCAGGGCATCCATACCGTCGAGTGTCGAGTTGATAGGCACACCGATAACCGGAACAGTCGTCATGGAAGCGATGACACCACACAGATGAGCCGCCATACCGGCTGCTGCGATGATGACACGGATACCTCTTTCCTTGGCTCCCTTGGCGAATTTTTCTACTTCTTCCGGTGTCCGATGAGCCGACAGCGCATGCATCTCAAACGGGATTTCCATCTCGTCGAGGAACTTGGCTGCCTTTTCCATAACGGGCAGATCCGAAGTACTGCCCATGATGATACTAACAACCGGAGTCATTTTATTTCGCAATTAATTGTTCATATTCGGCAGCCGACAACAGTTCGTCGAGCTCAGCTGCATCTGATACAGAAACCTTGATGATCCAGCCTTTGCCATAAGCATCTTCATTCACTAACTGAGGAGCGTCTTCCAGTTCCGGATTAACTTCCAGTACTTCGCCAGTAACCGGCATGAACAAATCAGATACCGTCTTAACAGCTTCGATTGTACCGAAAACTTCTTCTTTGCCTACGGTTTCACCTTCAGTTGTGATATCTACATAAACGATTTCACCCAGTTCGCTCTGTGCGTAATCAGTAATGCCAACGTATGCTACGTCGCCATCAACACGGATCCATTCATGATCCTTTGTGTACTTTACATCTGTAGGAAAATTCATATCTCAAGTGTTTTAAATGAAAAAATAGAAATAACTTAATAATGAAGATATATAAATACCTATAAATCCTAACCCAAACCCGGCATAGACCTGAGCCGGTGTATGTCGCTTCAGTATCAGGCGGGAAGTTCCCAAACACCCTGCTGCCAGGAATCCGATGATGAAGCTGATCCACGGATTGAGCGCATAAAGTTGGGCTACTCCCATAACACCTCCTAACAGGCCTCCTATACCGATCATGTGGGCACTGATCTTCCATACGAAGTTAATACCCATAGCCATCAGCATCACGGCTGCCGTCCCGAACAGGATGGCCACGAGCCAGAAAGGCATCAGCATCCGCAGCAGGAAAAAGGCACAGGCCACGATCGAAGCGACAAAGAGCAGGTACGGCAAGGTGCGTACCCTCCGGTTGGTCAGTGCCAGGTCTCCTCCGTTGCCATATTTCACCAGCAGGGCGATGAAGATACCCGGTACAACGGCCGTCATCAGGAATACTCCCGAGAGAATCAGCAGTTTCATCTGGAGCGGATAGACAGCCAGATAGGTGCTGGCAAATGCTAAGGCGACTCCGTAGGTGACCATCAGCAACGGATGAAAGACTACCGATAATATGTTTGCTAATACTTTCATGAGCTGTTCCTTTATATTTCTTTCCGCAGACGGGCTACCGGAATTCCCAGCTGCTCGCGATACTTAGCTACCGTACGACGGGCAATGACGTATCCCTTTTCCTTCAGGATAGCGGCCAGTTCTTCATCCGTCAGCGGTTTCCGTTTGTCTTCTGCATCTACATGCTCTTTTACGATTTTCTTGACTTCGCGGGTAGAGATTTCTTCTCCCTTGTCTGTCTGCATGGATTCCGAGAAGAAATATTTCAGCGGATAAATACCGAAGTTTGTCTGTACATATTTGCTGTTGCTGACACGTGAAATGGTGGAAATATCATATCCCGTCCGTTCTGCCACGTCTTTCAGGATCATCGGGCGGAGAGACGATTCATCGCCTGTCAGGAAGAAGTCCTTCTGCAGGGCGATAATGGCTTCCATCGTGCGTTGCAGGGTTTCCTGCCGCTGTTTGACCGCGTCGATGAACCACTGGGCCGAATCGAGCTTCTGCTTTACGAACTGTACGGCATTTTTCCGGTCGCTTGTCTGATTGGCCTTGTTGCTTGTATAATCCTGGAACATATCTACATATTCCTGATTGATACGCAGGTCGGGAATCCCCCGGTTGTTCATCGACAAGGTAATTTCGCCGTTGTTCGAATCGACGATAAAATCCGGTACGATCTGGCTCATTGCCGTTTCCATTGTTCCTCCCCAGGCAATACCCGGTTTCGGATCAAGGAGAGTAATCTCGCGGATGCTTTTCTTCAGCGTCTCTTCGTTGATCTCCAGTCCGCGCAGTATCTTGTCATAATGCTTGCGTGTAAACTCGTCAAAATAGTCGGTCAGGATCCGGATGGCAATCCGTGTCTCCGGAGTCTGTTCCTTCTTCCGCAGCTGGATCAGCAGGCATTCCTGCAAGTTGCGGGCCCCTACTCCTGCCGGTTCAAAATCCTGGATAATCTGCAGGATGGGGTAAATATCCTTTTCTTCCACATTCAGTCCGGCCTGGAATACCAGGTCATCGGCTATGGCTCCTAAGTCACGGCGCAGGTATCCGTCATCATCAATATTCCCGATGATGTATTCGGCCATCTTCATCTCTTTTTCCGGAAGATTACGCAGGCGCAGCTGCTGAACCAGAAATTCATTCAGTGACTCACTGACCGAGAACGGGATATCTTCTTTCTTTTCACTCCGTTCGCGCATCTCCTGCAACTTATATTCAGGAATGTCATCCTCCGACATATAATCGCCTAATGACAAATCCAGGTCTGCATCCGATTCCCCTCCTTCTGAGCCTTCCCCGTCATCCGGGTTGTCGTGCTCTGCTACATCATAATCATCTTCCGGTGCTTCTTTGCCTTCCTCCAGGGCAGGATTCTCTTCCAGCTCATGCTTTACTTTCTCTTCCAGCTCGATAGCAGGAAGTTCCAGCAAGCGGATCAGCTGAATCTGTTGAGGAGAAAGCTTCTGTTGAAGTTGTTGCCGTAACTGTTGTTTTAACATATCAAATACTCGTTAGCCTGAATGATTATGCAAATATAGTTTTTTATAGACAAATCTTTTCGTCTTTTCCTTTAAATTTCTTGTACGCCCAGGTTTCAATCCTTAAGTTTGCAAAACTTAAAAACTAAACGTATGTGGAAAACATTTTGCTTGTCCCTGTTAGTAGCAGGACTATTTTCATGCCAGGAGGGGAAACGCTACCAGTCGTTTAAGCCCGGTGAAATCTGGCTCGACAACGCGGAGGTGCATATCAATGCCCATGGAGGAGGCATCCTGTACGATGGAGGCCGTTATTACTGGTTTGGTGAACATAAGACGGAAGGTGAGGCAGGTAACCGGGCCAATGTGGGGGTTCACTGCTATTCATCAGACGATTTGTACAACTGGATAGATGAGGGCATCGCTTTGTCGGTAGAACCCGAAGGCTCGGGCAGTCCGATCGAGAAAGGTTGTATCCTGGAACGCCCGAAGGTGATTCATAATGCCAAGACCGGAAAATATGTGATGTGGTTCCACCTCGAACCCAAAGGCATGGGATATCGCGGAGCACAAAGCGGAGTGGCCGTCAGCGACCAGGTAACCGGACCGTATCAATTCCTGCATGCCGGCCGTATTAATGCCGGGAAATGGGCTGCAAATGCGTCAGAAGAGTTGAAGAATGCGCCTGTACCTGCCCTGGAAGACGCTTACTCCGGCGGAGAACTGCCGGGACATCCGGACTCGCTGAATATCCACAAGCGGGATTTAGAGGGCGGACAGATGGCCCGTGATATGAATCTGTTTGTCGATGATGACGGCAAGGCCTATCATATCTATGCGTCGGAAGAAAACAGTACGCTGCAGATTGCCCAGCTGACCGACGATTATACCGATCACAATGGTGTCTACATCCGCTGCTTTGCCGGACGGTTCATGGAGGCTCCTGCCATGTTCAAGCATAACGGGAAATATTACCTGATGATGTCGGGCTGTACAGGCTGGGCTTCGAACGCGGCCCGTTCTGCAGTAGCCGATTCTGTTTTAGGCGAATGGAAAGAACTGGGAAATCCGTGTGTGGATGCTGATTCGGCCACGACCTATCATTCCCAGAGCACGTATATCCTTCCGATGCCGGGACATCCGGACAAGTTCATTTATATGGGCGACCGCTGGACTCCCGAGAATGCGATCGACGGCCGTTATATCTGGCTCCCGCTTGAGTTTGACGGAGATCGTTTCGTGATCCATTGGCAGGATGAATGGAAGATGTAAAAATGGCAAGGAGGGTGTGTCGTAATACGCGATTCACCCTCTTTTCTTTATCAACGATAAGAGCGTAGTTAACTTTTTCAGGCAGCGATATTCTGAAGATAATCTCGATTATTTTGTTCCCAATAGCTTAAATGAGCGGTAATAAGGCCGTAAAGGTGTTTAATTGGCCAATTTATACCCTCTTTATTCATCTTGGTACACATCTTTTTTATATTGAAGGCGATGGCCAGGAAGCAAAAGTCCATGAGAACCTTGTCCTTTCCAAAATGACGGAAGCGCTTGTAGTTCATGTTGTATTTTATCTGTCCAAATACAGCTTCCGGTTCTATACACCTTTGCCCTCTGTGTTTCAGCCCTTCTTCGGAACAAAGAAGTTCCCGGGCTTTCTGTTTGTATATCCTGAGTCGGTGATTCAGTTCTATCGTCCTGTTTCCTTTAGCTTTAAAACACAGACATCTTAACGGACATCCTTCGCATCTGACAGCCCTATACCTGGCATATTCGACTACATATCCGGATTCGGTTTTCGTATGCCTGGTACCTACCCTCTGCATCTTTTGTCCCATTGGACAGACACAGTAATCCTGTTTTTCATTGTAGAAAAAGTTTTCGGCTTTAAAAGGATTCGGTTTAAATCTTGGCCGCTGCTCCATATGGAAATAATTGTATTTGACGTATGCTTCCATCCCGTTTTCCGACATAAAGTGGTAATTCTCTTCTGATCCGTAACCGGAATCAGCAACCACCGTATGAGCCAACTGGCCGTATCTGTCGGCAAAGGACTTCAGGAAGGGGATCATCGTCAAGGTGTCAGTCGGATTCGGGAAAAGAGAATAATCGATAATGAATTGATTTTCCGTAGCAATCTGAAGATTATATCCGGGCTTTGTCTGACCGTTGCGCATGGCATCCTCCTTCATTTTCATAAAGGTGGCCTCTTTGTCTGTCTTGGAATAAGAGTTGCGGTCCTGAAGATTGTCCAGATGGTTATTGTATTCCTGAAGCTTATCTCTATGTGCTTCCAGTTCTTTCAGTTGCCTGCGTTTCTTTCTCAGTGCAGATTTCTGCTCTTTCGTGGATGGTTCTGAAGTCTGTTCAAGGGCATTGCGTAATTCTCCCGCCATTTCTGTCAGCATGGAAGGTGTAAACTCAATTTCCTCGTTGTTTTCCGAAGCTTTTTCCTGAACGATGACGTCATCTATTTGGCTTAACAGAACACTGATTTTCTTCATCAGTCGTTCACGGTTTCGCTCAACGCTCTTCCGCCATACAAAAGTATATTTGTTGGCCTTGGACTCAATCTTTGTTCCGTCAATATATTCCACATTCAGACTGATGAAACCTTTGGATGAAAGCAGAAGTACGGTTTGGGTAAACACTTCGTTAATCTCATTCTTCACCCGGTTACGGAAACGATTGATAGTAATGAAGTCCGGTTTCTCATAACCGGCTAACCAAATGTAATGGATATCACGATGAAGAAGCTTTTCTATTTTCCGGCAGGAGTATATATTGTTCATATAGGCATACAAGATAACCTTTAGCATCATCTTGGGATGGTAAGGACTGCGGCCGCATTCTTTGTATAACTTCCTGAAACCTTCAAGATTCAGGCTTTCAACCAAAGCGTCAACCATGCGCACAGGATCGTTTTCTGCAATATCTTCATCGATTCTTTGCGGAAAAAGTACCGTTTGGTTGGGAGTGTATGGACGAAAATGTATCTTTGCCATATGTATAAATCTTTATGCTTAAAGATACAAAATCTTTAGGTAATAACAAAGCCCCAGCTTGTGAAAGTCGGGGCTTTGTGCTAAAAAAAGAAGGTGTGCTTTTTGACACACCTTCTTTTTATATCCATACCACAAATTGGAGCAGTTTCCTCTTACCATACATTATATTCAGAGAGGAAGCCGTTATACCGTATTCAACTAGATCTACAAGTAAGGATAAAAAAGAAGTATCATGACTTACGCAACTCTTCTAACTTTAAATCTAAATCTCTTAAAAAAACGTGTACAAAGATACCTCTTTCATTACTTAGAAATTTAAAATTGATTGACCCTTCATTATATATAAAAACTTCTGACCCATCAAAAAGCTAGTACGTGTCGAGAAGTAGCTGGAACAATGTTAGCAGTTACGAGACAAATATACCAAAGTTTTACACGAAGGTTCCGAACAAATCATAGAGTTAAAAGTAAAACATCTGTTATCTTCTTCTACCGAACAACTCATCGGAAATATCATCATGGCTGGTGGCTTTGAAGATACTAGTTATTTTGTACGCTCAATCAAACAAATATTTGATGTAACACTAGCTCAATTCAGTCCCTCCAATTATTGTATAACGTCAAATAGAAAAATCATTTTTAAAAGTAGGATAACTAAAACACTGAAAATTATATATATAATATTTTTTTATATCGAAATAATACTAATTACACAAACGAAAAATAGTCCAAAAATCCTGATATTTAACCTGATTATCCTAACCCTCGGACATAAATTCTGATACTTTTGCTACTATAGTTATAAAATAAGTGTATCGTAACATTGTGAAGCACATGAACACTTATTTATATGTATTAGACGAATAGAACATTAGTATTGAAATAGATGAGTATTTAATTACTAACCAAATTATTACATATATGAAAACAAGAGTAATCATTACAATGCTGGCTCTAATCGGTATTTTCCAGTTTGCCGGTGCACAAACTATTCGTGACAACTCCAACGTTACTATTGGAAAAATTGAACGTGACGGGACAGTGAGAAATGCTGGCAACATTAAAATTGGGTCTATTTCATCCTCAGGAGAAATACGCAATACTGGCAACATCTTAATAGGAAAGATTGACAGTAACGGGAAAGTGTGGAACAAAAACAACAGTCAGTTGGGATCCATTGACAGCGATGGCACTGTAAAAAACGCGTCCAACATTAAAATTGGAAAAGTAGAAAGCAATGGCAGTGTGAAAAATGCGTCCAACATTACAATCGGGAAAGCCGAAAATGTTTCCACTAAGCATGCTGCTCTCTTTTTCTTTTTCGGCTTCTTTAAATAGAAGGTGGGGTTAAATAAATTAAGTTATGAAATAAATAAGCGGAATTACCACAAGCATGGTCTCATATTGTATAATAAAAAATAGTGGTGGATCTTACCGAAGGGAATCGTACAGCAGCCATGGAAGTGGAAGCTATAGTGGCAGCAGCTCCGCCCCAGGAGCTGCTGCCAGTAAATTACAAAATCAAATTTAGAAGGAATATGACAACGACAATACTTACTTTTGCCATTACCCTATTATCCGTAACAGGTGCATGGGCATACGATTTCAAAGTCGGTGATTTATGTTACAATATTACCGACAAAGGCTCAAAAAACGTAGAAGTGACGTTTGAGTAAGAAAGTCTTGAGAATAATTACAGCTATCTTTCTGGTATTGTAACCATCCAATTCACAGCAACTTATAATGGTACAGACTTTAGTGTGACAAGCATTGGTGAGTTTGCGTTTTACAATTGTTCCGCTCTCACACAAATTACCATATTGGCTGCCGAGCCTCCAAGAATATCAACATTCCCTTTTTATAATATCAGTCCGGATATACTTATATCTGTGCCTGTTGAAACATTGGATGCATATCAAAAGGCAGAAACTTGGAAAGAATTCAAATTACAAGGATTCCCATAATAGTTATAGACTTTTTATACTCTTCAAGTTTTGCAAGTTCAACTTTCAGGAGTTAAAGAAGTTATACAAACTGTAAAACCTAAAATATAAAATTATTATTGAACGGTTACTTAATGGAATATATCGGGATACAGACACAGAAAAGGAGAAACGACTTCCGTTCGACGCTCCTGCTTTTTATGTTCCCATGCCTTGTCTTAGGTGTGGTGTACATTTTTTTCATTCTTTTCGCATGGCTGGGTTTTATTGAAGAAGCTGAGACAGAGGGGCACTTCTGGCTTTCCGTCAACTCAGTTTACTCGATCTCGGTTCCTTATGTTCTTGGAGTGATTTTCGTATGGTTCACCATAGCCTATTTTTGGAATACGTATATAATAAAAGTGTCAACAGGAGCAACGACACTTGAAAGAAAAAAAAACAAACGTGTCTACAATCTGGTAGAGAATCTTTGCATGAGCCAAGGTATGAAGATACCGAAAATCAATATTATAAATGACGAGTCGCTCAATGCCTTCGCAAGCGGAATCAACGAACGGACATATACGGTTACGTTGTCGAAAGGGTTAATAAATAGACTAAAAAATGATGAGTTAGAAGCGGTCATTGCGCACGAACTATCGCACATACGCAACCACGATGTACATCTGCTCATTGTTTCTATTGTGTTTGTAGGTGTGTTTTCAATGATTGCACGTTTAGCATTCGAGTCAATATTTTCTTCTTCTGATAGCAGTTCCAATAAAAAGGATGGTAATAGTAATGGAGCTGTCATAATAGTACTGCTTCTGGCACTCATAGTTGTCCTGATAGGTTTATTGTTTGCTAAACTGATGAGGTTCGCCATTTTACGAAAAAGGGAATATTTGGCTGATGCCGAAGCAGCTGAAATGACAAAGAATCCGCTTGCTCTTGCTTCTGCCCTACGCAAGATTGCCAAAGACCCTAACATTGAGGCAGTGACACGTGAAGATGTCGCCCAGTTGTTTATTCAGCATCCGGGGAAGCAGGCTGTAGGTTTTATCGGAAGTCTTGGAGGTATATTCGACACACACCCTCCGATTGAAAAAAGAATAAGCATTCTTGAACAATTTTAATTATCGAATATCCCGATATAGATGTATCAACTAAGAAACAAATTCAAACAGAAAAACAAGGGAAAAAATTTCCGAAGTAACCCACTAAACGCCTGCCAGGCAAAGAATATAATGTTAACTTTGCTAACAGAAACATATGTGATTTTTATTAACAGAGCGATGAAGCTCTTTACAAGTCAAGTCAGAATGTAAGTTGTATAAAAAATACATGAACGATTTATGAAAACATATCTATATATCCTTATTACAGGACTCTCAATATTATTCGCTTGCCGGAAGAGTGATTCGCCTCTGTATTCGGAAGAGGCTAGAAAAGAAATTGATTCGATTTTACAAAAAAATTGTAACACAGATTCTTTATTGATCTTTCTTGATTCTTTTAAAGTAGCAAACAATATGTACGGGCAGGTTGCCACGTACGGACAATTAGGAAAAGTATATCGTGAAAATGCCTCTTTTGACGATGCCATTCAATATCATAAAAAAGGTCTGGAGATGGCTACTCAGATGAATGACACGCTTGAAATCGTGAAGGCGCTGAATAATCTTGGAACCAACTACCGGCGTATCGGGATATTGACCGAAGCTTCCGAATACCATTTCAGGGCATTGGGCCTGATAGAGAAAATGAAGGGAAGAACGTATGACATCAAGAAAAACCGGTTGGTTGCCATGAATGGAATCGGGAATATTTATCTCTCCTTGGGGAATAATAATGCGGCTGAAAGAGTTTTCCGTAATTCCTTAGCCGGAGAAAAGGAATTGAACAGCGCATTGGGACAGGCAATCAACACGGCCAACTTAGGTTTTATATTTGAAAGCCGTGAAGAATACGACTCGGCTTATATCTATTTCAAGCAATCTTTGTCATACAATCAGCAGGCTAAATCCGATTTAGGAATATCCCTTTGCTATAACCATTTCGGAAACCTTCACGAAAAAAAAGGTGAACTTGATGAAGCTCTAGCCAACTACCACAAAGCCTATGACATAATGAAAGGGAAAAGCGACCATTGGCATTGGTTGGAGTCATGTATTTCGATGGCACGTGTACTTCTCAAACTTAACAACCCTGCCCTAGCACAAACTTATTTGTCGCAGGCAAGGAAAACGGCACGGGACATTAATTCATTTGAACATCTGAGTGCGATTCATAAGCTGGATTATATATACTTTTTAGGACAAAACGACTGCCAAAGAGCTTTGGAAAGTTACATACAGAGCCAGGCATATGCTGACAGCGTGAAAAATGAGGAAAGCATCAATCATCTCCAAAATCTGAGAATTAAATACGAAATAGAAAAAAACGCACAGGAAATTGATTTGGTTAAAAAGAATTTCATTGAGGAACAACGCAACAAGCGAATCATCCTAACTGTGAGCATTCTGATTCTTTTGATGACTTGTTCGGCCATAGCATTCCTTTGGTATGCTTTGCGGATGAGGTCAAAAACAAACCGTACTTTACGACAGGTAGAACAGATACGTACCGGATTCTTCACCAATATCACACATGAGTTCCGTACACCGCTCACCGTAATCCTGGGATTGGTGGAGCAAATGCGGAATAACGATGTATCTAAAGACGAGACGGAACGTTACCTTAACTCCATTCAACGGCAGGGCAACAATTTGCTGGAATTGGTAAATCAATTGCTGGACATGTCAAAACTTATGGCAAAGGCTGATCGTAAACAGTGGTATCGGGGAAATATTGTCGCATTCATACGCATGACTCTTGACAGTTATCGCGAATATGCCTGTTCGCAGTACATTAATTTGCTGTTCATTCCGGAATCGAATACCATCGAGATGGATTTTATACCTGAGTATTTTAATAAAATAATGCGCAATCTGCTTTCAAATGCACTGAAATATACGCCTGCCAATGGAATTATCAGGATAGAAATGAAAAAAGATAAATCATTGTTGAGGTTGCAGGTTTTCAATACCGGAAATGAGATTCCCGAAGAGGAAATACCACGGTTGTTCGATACGTTTTACCAAGGTTCAAACAACGAGAAGCAGATAGGAACAGGTATAGGACTTCCCTACACACGCCAGATGGTGGAAAGTATGAACGGAAACATCAAAGTTTACAACAAGAAAGGTGAAGGGGTTGTTTTTTCAGTCTATATACCACTTGATCAAGATTCGATAGAGAGACTTCCATGGAGCGATGCTACCAACGTTACAGAACAAATTCGTGGAAAGAATGATCTGGAAAAGATTCAGGTTAAGAATAATGTCGCTGAAAATAGTCTTAGTCCTTCCATACTGATTGTGGAGGACAATCTGGATATTTCATTTTACATCAGCACCCTACTAAAGGGGAAATACCATCTTAATTATGCTTCTGACGGCAAAGAAGGCATTGATAAAGCGAAAAATTACATGCCCGACCTTATCCTGACAGACCTGATGATGCCAGGCATGGATGGCTATATGCTCTGCCATGAAATCCGGCAGTCTGAGATATTGAACCACATCCCTATCATTATCATCACAGCGAAAAGCAGTGACGCGGACCGCATACGAGGTTTGGAAGAAGGAGCGGACGCATACTTGATCAAGCCTTTCAATGCAGAAGAGTTACTTGTGCGTGTCGAAAAATTGTTGGAGCAGCGCCGGCAATTGCGAGACAAATTCTCTAAGGCCTTACAAGAAGGTTCTGCTCAAAATGTGGAATTATCATCTAGAGACCGTGATTTCCTGAATCGACTAACATCAATTATACATAGCCATTTAGCGGACAAAGATTTGAACGCAGATTTTATTGCCGACAAAATGTGTATGAGTAGAACGCAATTGAATCGGAAAATCCGTTCGATTGCCGACTATACAGCTACCACCTACATTCTTCAGATTCGGATGGAAAAAGCCAAACGTCTGCTAGCTTCTACAGAACAAGCCATCGGAGATATCGCCACGACTTGTGGTTTTGAAGATACCAGTTATTTTACACGTGTCTTTAAACAAATGTTCAATGTCACCCCCAGTCAATACAGAAAAACTCCTAAATTGTAGAATATCTACAAAAAACCATTCTGCTTTTGAGAGAGAAAACAGGACAATTAAAACATTGTAAATCAAAAAATATACACCCATTTTATATTCAAAAAATCCTGATTGTACCACAGAAAAAAGGTTTAATAATACCGATTTTTGATCTAATATTCCTAACTGAAGGTAATAAATACTGATATATTTGCTTCAGACATCAATTATATAGATAACATGATTTATTAATTTAAAATTTAAAGACTATGGGAGCTATTATTTCAAATTTCATGGAGATTATCCTTGGCAAGTATGCCCAGTTCAAAGGACGTGCCGGTAGAAGTGAATTTTGGATGTTTTATTTGGTCTATTTCATCATTGGGGCTGTCTTCTCTATCTTGATGAACCTTGTGGCAAGTATCTCTTTCCTTTATTATATCATTTTAGTACTGCAAGTAATTATCATATTGGGACTGCTTGTACCTACATTGGCTGTCAGCGTGCGTAGGCTTCACGATATAGGCAAAGGAGGAGAATGGATATTTATTAATCTAATACCTCTTATAGGTTCTATCTGGTTTCTTATTCTGCTGATAAAAGAAGGCGAGAAAGTCGCGAACCGTTTTGGCAATCCAGCCTGATAAAAAAGTCGTGTTTTTCATTAAATCTGAATTTATGGCAAAAAGGATATTTCCACGAGACATTCTTTTAGCTCTCTTTACCATGGTTCTGTTTTTCCAGAGCCATGCTAGGGAACCCGATAAGAATAACGGCTAGAAATGAGATGGAACAGATTCGTGCATTT is part of the Parabacteroides sp. AD58 genome and harbors:
- a CDS encoding M48 family metallopeptidase; the encoded protein is MEYIGIQTQKRRNDFRSTLLLFMFPCLVLGVVYIFFILFAWLGFIEEAETEGHFWLSVNSVYSISVPYVLGVIFVWFTIAYFWNTYIIKVSTGATTLERKKNKRVYNLVENLCMSQGMKIPKINIINDESLNAFASGINERTYTVTLSKGLINRLKNDELEAVIAHELSHIRNHDVHLLIVSIVFVGVFSMIARLAFESIFSSSDSSSNKKDGNSNGAVIIVLLLALIVVLIGLLFAKLMRFAILRKREYLADAEAAEMTKNPLALASALRKIAKDPNIEAVTREDVAQLFIQHPGKQAVGFIGSLGGIFDTHPPIEKRISILEQF
- a CDS encoding DUF805 domain-containing protein, with the protein product MGAIISNFMEIILGKYAQFKGRAGRSEFWMFYLVYFIIGAVFSILMNLVASISFLYYIILVLQVIIILGLLVPTLAVSVRRLHDIGKGGEWIFINLIPLIGSIWFLILLIKEGEKVANRFGNPA
- a CDS encoding hybrid sensor histidine kinase/response regulator transcription factor: MYGQVATYGQLGKVYRENASFDDAIQYHKKGLEMATQMNDTLEIVKALNNLGTNYRRIGILTEASEYHFRALGLIEKMKGRTYDIKKNRLVAMNGIGNIYLSLGNNNAAERVFRNSLAGEKELNSALGQAINTANLGFIFESREEYDSAYIYFKQSLSYNQQAKSDLGISLCYNHFGNLHEKKGELDEALANYHKAYDIMKGKSDHWHWLESCISMARVLLKLNNPALAQTYLSQARKTARDINSFEHLSAIHKLDYIYFLGQNDCQRALESYIQSQAYADSVKNEESINHLQNLRIKYEIEKNAQEIDLVKKNFIEEQRNKRIILTVSILILLMTCSAIAFLWYALRMRSKTNRTLRQVEQIRTGFFTNITHEFRTPLTVILGLVEQMRNNDVSKDETERYLNSIQRQGNNLLELVNQLLDMSKLMAKADRKQWYRGNIVAFIRMTLDSYREYACSQYINLLFIPESNTIEMDFIPEYFNKIMRNLLSNALKYTPANGIIRIEMKKDKSLLRLQVFNTGNEIPEEEIPRLFDTFYQGSNNEKQIGTGIGLPYTRQMVESMNGNIKVYNKKGEGVVFSVYIPLDQDSIERLPWSDATNVTEQIRGKNDLEKIQVKNNVAENSLSPSILIVEDNLDISFYISTLLKGKYHLNYASDGKEGIDKAKNYMPDLILTDLMMPGMDGYMLCHEIRQSEILNHIPIIIITAKSSDADRIRGLEEGADAYLIKPFNAEELLVRVEKLLEQRRQLRDKFSKALQEGSAQNVELSSRDRDFLNRLTSIIHSHLADKDLNADFIADKMCMSRTQLNRKIRSIADYTATTYILQIRMEKAKRLLASTEQAIGDIATTCGFEDTSYFTRVFKQMFNVTPSQYRKTPKL